Proteins co-encoded in one Arthrobacter globiformis genomic window:
- a CDS encoding aldehyde dehydrogenase: protein MTTTTDIVRVPLRIAGEAADPASGRYFNKIQRLTGATVATVAAAGRADAERAVDAAAAAAPVWAATPPAQRRKILEAAATLLTERSHDIAAVMGKEMGAAAAWCHFNAMLAANMLREAAAQVYSTVGQVIPSDVPGLSATAVREPVGVVVGIAPWNAPLILGVRAVAMPLAFGNTVVLKASEETPATHSAIIECLIDAGLPAGVANLITNAPEDAADVVDALVTHKAVRVINFTGSTKVGRIIAEKAGRHLKRSVMELGGKAPFIVLKDADLEAAAAAASFGAFMNQGQICMSTERIIVDKAVAAEFSQLLAERAAKLVVGDPGEPATQLGPLVHEASVEHVTALVRDAVEKGATVLTGGEADGLYFPATVLTGVTKAARIYTEESFGPLAPIIEVDGADEAIEVANDSEYGLAAALFTSDVSRGMGLARRIQSGICHINGATVHDEAQMPFGGVKSSGFGRFGSAASLEEFTELRWITVSTEERHYPI, encoded by the coding sequence ATGACCACAACAACAGACATTGTCAGAGTCCCTCTCAGGATCGCCGGCGAGGCCGCCGATCCCGCCAGCGGACGCTACTTTAACAAGATCCAGCGCTTGACCGGGGCGACGGTGGCTACCGTCGCGGCGGCTGGACGAGCCGATGCCGAGCGTGCCGTCGACGCTGCAGCTGCCGCCGCTCCGGTATGGGCCGCCACCCCGCCAGCCCAGCGCCGAAAGATCCTGGAGGCAGCAGCAACGCTGCTGACCGAGCGCAGCCACGACATCGCTGCTGTCATGGGTAAGGAAATGGGAGCTGCAGCTGCATGGTGCCACTTCAACGCCATGCTCGCCGCCAACATGCTCCGCGAAGCCGCCGCCCAGGTCTACTCGACGGTCGGCCAGGTTATCCCTTCAGACGTGCCAGGACTCTCCGCGACGGCTGTACGTGAACCCGTCGGCGTCGTTGTCGGTATCGCCCCGTGGAACGCGCCGCTGATCCTTGGAGTGCGCGCTGTGGCCATGCCGTTGGCGTTCGGGAACACCGTGGTACTGAAAGCCTCCGAAGAGACTCCGGCGACACACTCCGCGATCATCGAATGCCTGATCGACGCCGGCCTGCCGGCCGGCGTGGCCAACCTGATCACCAACGCACCCGAAGACGCCGCCGACGTCGTCGACGCCCTGGTCACCCATAAAGCGGTCCGGGTCATCAACTTCACCGGGTCCACGAAGGTTGGCCGGATCATTGCCGAAAAGGCCGGCAGGCACCTGAAGCGCTCCGTCATGGAGCTGGGCGGCAAAGCCCCGTTCATCGTGCTCAAAGACGCAGACCTGGAGGCCGCCGCTGCAGCCGCATCCTTCGGGGCGTTCATGAACCAGGGCCAAATCTGCATGTCCACCGAACGGATCATCGTGGACAAGGCCGTCGCAGCGGAGTTCAGCCAGTTGCTGGCCGAGCGGGCCGCCAAGCTGGTCGTAGGCGATCCCGGAGAACCCGCAACACAGCTCGGCCCGCTGGTTCACGAGGCATCCGTCGAACACGTCACCGCTCTGGTTCGCGACGCTGTCGAAAAGGGTGCAACAGTCCTTACAGGCGGCGAAGCCGACGGGCTGTACTTCCCCGCAACAGTCCTCACAGGTGTCACCAAGGCCGCCAGGATCTACACCGAGGAGTCCTTCGGCCCGCTGGCGCCGATCATTGAGGTTGACGGCGCCGACGAAGCCATTGAAGTTGCAAACGACTCGGAGTACGGTCTGGCCGCGGCCCTGTTCACCAGCGACGTCAGCCGCGGAATGGGGCTGGCGCGACGCATTCAGTCCGGCATTTGCCACATCAACGGAGCCACCGTCCACGATGAGGCACAGATGCCTTTCGGCGGAGTAAAGTCCAGCGGCTTCGGGCGCTTCGGTTCCGCAGCTTCCCTGGAAGAATTCACCGAACTGCGGTGGATCACCGTTTCAACCGAAGAACGCCACTACCCTATCTAG
- a CDS encoding p-hydroxycinnamoyl CoA hydratase/lyase, whose translation MTVENTTPQEPWGNTVLVEFDENRIAWVRFNRPEKRNAMNPTLNREMYATLEYLETDDRCAVLVLTGTEESWSAGMDLKEYFRETDGKPRSIQNKVRTEGTNWQYRKLLSYPKPTIAMVSGWCFGGAFVPLVSCDLAIAAEDATFGLSEVNWGVTPGNLVTRALAETIPTRDAMYYIMTGEQFDGRRASQMRLVNEAVPADQLRERTIALAKQLTSLSQWVVRGTKMGFRHSRLMSWETAEDFLYAKHDQAILFDTDAREQGMTQFLDEKTYRPGLGTYTTATAE comes from the coding sequence ATGACAGTTGAAAACACCACGCCCCAGGAGCCTTGGGGCAACACCGTTCTCGTCGAGTTCGACGAGAACCGCATCGCCTGGGTCCGCTTCAACCGCCCGGAAAAGCGCAATGCAATGAATCCGACGCTGAACCGTGAAATGTACGCCACGCTCGAATACCTCGAAACGGACGACAGGTGCGCAGTCCTAGTCCTGACCGGAACCGAAGAGTCCTGGTCCGCGGGGATGGACCTGAAGGAGTATTTCCGCGAAACGGACGGCAAGCCCCGTTCAATACAGAACAAGGTCCGCACCGAGGGGACGAACTGGCAGTACCGCAAACTGCTCAGCTACCCCAAGCCGACCATCGCCATGGTCAGCGGCTGGTGCTTCGGTGGCGCATTTGTGCCCCTGGTTTCCTGCGACTTGGCCATTGCCGCCGAAGATGCAACCTTCGGCCTTTCCGAAGTGAACTGGGGCGTCACTCCCGGCAACCTGGTGACCCGGGCCCTGGCCGAGACCATCCCGACCCGGGACGCGATGTACTACATCATGACCGGCGAACAGTTCGATGGCCGCCGGGCCTCCCAGATGCGGCTGGTCAACGAGGCCGTCCCGGCCGATCAACTGCGCGAACGCACCATTGCGCTGGCCAAGCAGCTGACGAGCCTCAGCCAGTGGGTGGTCCGCGGTACCAAGATGGGCTTCCGGCACTCCCGGCTCATGTCTTGGGAAACTGCTGAAGACTTCCTGTACGCCAAGCACGACCAGGCCATCCTGTTCGACACCGACGCCAGGGAACAGGGCATGACGCAGTTCCTGGACGAGAAGACCTACCGGCCCGGCCTGGGCACCTACACCACCGCGACCGCAGAGTAA